A single Anabas testudineus chromosome 10, fAnaTes1.2, whole genome shotgun sequence DNA region contains:
- the vma21 gene encoding vacuolar ATPase assembly integral membrane protein vma21: MDGSFRTSSDAAADPPSHFRGNESSLISALKTLLFFTILMVTLPIGLYFTSKAYIFEGSMKMSSSDSYFYAAIVAVLAVHVVLALFVYVAWNEGTPKGKGKHD, translated from the exons ATGGACGGTTCTTTCAGGACATCTTCAGACGCCGCAGCCGATCCGCCGTCTCATTTTAGAGG AAATGAAAGCTCCCTGATTTCAGCCCTCAAGACACTTTTATTCTTCACCATCCTGATGGTCACGCTACCCATCGGACTGTACTTTACATCCAAGGCGTACATCTTTGAAG GTTCAATGAAGATGTCAAGCTCTGACAGCTACTTCTATGCAGCCATCGTTGCAGTGCTCGCTGTGCATGTGGTTTtggctttgtttgtttatgtggcCTGGAATGAAGGCACGCCTAAAGGGAAGGGCAAACACGATTAA